A single region of the Zootoca vivipara chromosome 2, rZooViv1.1, whole genome shotgun sequence genome encodes:
- the TNIP1 gene encoding TNFAIP3-interacting protein 1 isoform X4: MEGKGPYRIYDPGGGTEKGASAAFERLVEENTRLKEKMQGIKSLGNGDLLEESQLEASRLRQKVEDLVKDNEMLRSTSSLDKLAEMAGGIPDLCSSSEVPGEDQKEMKKPTQKPPSSGSSSEFEIVGAEDKRSSQGSTGKSDIEPLQNEDGNLMLHLQRLENTLSLFAEESDKTQLFAHLGRMALEFNRLASKVHKNEQRTSILQALCEELRNENEELRAKLEKELEQRNQVSEKLRCENLELRKMVMMGSKEGVKAEGVECAGQQQKGAAEEKATGKSMLGSSEKKVKILEHQRNELLEVNKQWDHHFRSMKQQYEQKITDLRQKLADSQKALGELEAEREQKQRDFDRKLLLAKSKIEEEEAEKERLAGEVKDLKQRVKFLQDQLAPVSRQREYQEKEILRLNKALEEALNVQASAPSPSAFNSPIEPGASIRHQEVVTQNELLKQQVKIFEEDFQRERSDRERMNEEKEELKQQLDKLQKQLMLTNNQLQIFKEDCRKEKEEKDKFKKLLKQHKQHSGDRLHPEPQPGPVAPVCPMYQFQCPTPVQPHMYHGYEEWQQIRYPPTAMPNERPPVQNYHRFPPPEYTWYPACVISQNQNAQAPDGGKQLPKESDPTGLGLPKHQRPA; encoded by the exons GGGATCTATTGGAAGAGTCTCAGTTAGAAGCCTCCAGGCTGCGTCAGAAAGTGGAGGACCTAGTGAAGGACAACGAAATGCTAAGGTCCACCTCCTCTCTTGACAAACTTGCGGAAATGGCAG GAGGAATCCCAGATCTTTGCTCCTCCTCAGAGGTTCCAGGTGAAGATCAGAAGGAGATGAAGAAACCCACACAGAAGCCACCCAGCAGT GGATCTTCATCTGAGTTTGAAATTGTTGGAGCTGAAGATAAGAGGTCTTCCCAGGGAAGCACCGGGAAATCG GACATTGAGCCACTTCAGAACGAGGACGGCAACCTGATGCTGCACCTCCAGCGCTTAGAGAACACGCTGAGTCTCTTTGCTGAGGAGTCAGACAAAACGCAGCTCTTTGCCCACCTGGGGCGCATGGCTCTGGAGTTCAACCGGCTGGCCTCCAAGGTGCACAAGAACGAGCAGAGAACATCCATCCTTCAG gccTTGTGTGAGGAGCTGCGGAACGAGAATGAGGAGCTAAGGGCAaagctggagaaggaactggagcAAAGGAACCAGGTTTCAGAGAAGCTGAG GTGTGAGAATCTGGAGCTCAGGAAGATGGTGATGATGGGCAGCAAAGAAGGAGTCAAGGCAGAAGGCGTAGAATGTGCTGGACAGCAACAG AAGGGGGCCGCAGAGGAGAAAGCCACAGGGAAAAGCATGTTGGGGTCGAGTGAGAAGAAAGTGAAGATCCTCGAGCACCAGCGCAACGAG CTGCTGGAGGTAAATAAGCAGTGGGATCATCATTTCCGGTCCATGAAGCAGCAGTACGAGCAGAAG ATAACAGATCTACGGCAGAAGCTTGCTGACTCCCAGAAAGCCCTGGGGGAGCTGGAGGCAGAACGAGAGCAGAAGCAGAGGGATTTTGACCGTAAGCTCCTGCTGGCTAAATCCAAGattgaagaggaggag GCAGAAAAGGAGAGACTTGCCGGTGAGGTGAAAGACCTAAAACAGAGGGTGAAATTCCTTCAGGATCAGTTGGCTCCAGTCAGCAGACAAAGGGAATACCAGGAGAAGGAGATTTTACGGCTTAACAAG GCCTTAGAAGAGGCCCTGAACGTTCAAGCCTCTGCTCCTTCCCCATCGGCCTTCAACAGCCCCATTGAGCCTGGAGCATCTATCCGGCATCAGGAGGTGGTGACCCAGAATGAGCTCCTAAAGCAACAG GTGAAGATCTTTGAGGAGGACTTTCAGCGGGAGCGGAGTGACAGAGAAAGGATgaatgaggagaaggaggagctgaAGCAGCAGCTGGATAAGCTTCAGAAGCAGTTGATGCTCACCAACAACCAG ctGCAGATTTTTAAAGAGGACTGTCgtaaagagaaggaagagaaggacaAGTTCAAGAAGCTGCTCAAGCAGCACAAACAG CATTCTGGTGACAGGCTTCATCCAGAGCCGCAGCCAGGACCGGTGGCCCCAGTCTGCCCCATGTACCAGTTCCAGTGCCCCACTCCAGTCCAGCCCCACATGTATCATGGTTACGAGGAGTGGCAGCAGATCCGTTACCCACCAACGGCGATGCCAAATGAGCGTCCTCCAGTTCAGAACTACCACAGATTCCCTCCT CCAGAATATACCTGGTATCCAGCATGTGTTATTTCACAAAATCAGAACGCGCAAGCGCCTGACGGTGGGAAACAACTCCCCAAGGAATCGG ACCCTACAGGCCTTGGGTTACCTAAACACCAAAGGCCTGCCTAA
- the TNIP1 gene encoding TNFAIP3-interacting protein 1 isoform X6, which produces MEGKGPYRIYDPGGGTEKGASAAFERLVEENTRLKEKMQGIKSLGDLLEESQLEASRLRQKVEDLVKDNEMLRSTSSLDKLAEMAGGIPDLCSSSEVPGEDQKEMKKPTQKPPSSGSSSEFEIVGAEDKRSSQGSTGKSDIEPLQNEDGNLMLHLQRLENTLSLFAEESDKTQLFAHLGRMALEFNRLASKVHKNEQRTSILQALCEELRNENEELRAKLEKELEQRNQVSEKLRCENLELRKMVMMGSKEGVKAEGVECAGQQQKGAAEEKATGKSMLGSSEKKVKILEHQRNELLEVNKQWDHHFRSMKQQYEQKITDLRQKLADSQKALGELEAEREQKQRDFDRKLLLAKSKIEEEEAEKERLAGEVKDLKQRVKFLQDQLAPVSRQREYQEKEILRLNKALEEALNVQASAPSPSAFNSPIEPGASIRHQEVVTQNELLKQQVKIFEEDFQRERSDRERMNEEKEELKQQLDKLQKQLMLTNNQLQIFKEDCRKEKEEKDKFKKLLKQHKQHSGDRLHPEPQPGPVAPVCPMYQFQCPTPVQPHMYHGYEEWQQIRYPPTAMPNERPPVQNYHRFPPPEYTWYPACVISQNQNAQAPDGGKQLPKESDPTGLGLPKHQRPA; this is translated from the exons GGGATCTATTGGAAGAGTCTCAGTTAGAAGCCTCCAGGCTGCGTCAGAAAGTGGAGGACCTAGTGAAGGACAACGAAATGCTAAGGTCCACCTCCTCTCTTGACAAACTTGCGGAAATGGCAG GAGGAATCCCAGATCTTTGCTCCTCCTCAGAGGTTCCAGGTGAAGATCAGAAGGAGATGAAGAAACCCACACAGAAGCCACCCAGCAGT GGATCTTCATCTGAGTTTGAAATTGTTGGAGCTGAAGATAAGAGGTCTTCCCAGGGAAGCACCGGGAAATCG GACATTGAGCCACTTCAGAACGAGGACGGCAACCTGATGCTGCACCTCCAGCGCTTAGAGAACACGCTGAGTCTCTTTGCTGAGGAGTCAGACAAAACGCAGCTCTTTGCCCACCTGGGGCGCATGGCTCTGGAGTTCAACCGGCTGGCCTCCAAGGTGCACAAGAACGAGCAGAGAACATCCATCCTTCAG gccTTGTGTGAGGAGCTGCGGAACGAGAATGAGGAGCTAAGGGCAaagctggagaaggaactggagcAAAGGAACCAGGTTTCAGAGAAGCTGAG GTGTGAGAATCTGGAGCTCAGGAAGATGGTGATGATGGGCAGCAAAGAAGGAGTCAAGGCAGAAGGCGTAGAATGTGCTGGACAGCAACAG AAGGGGGCCGCAGAGGAGAAAGCCACAGGGAAAAGCATGTTGGGGTCGAGTGAGAAGAAAGTGAAGATCCTCGAGCACCAGCGCAACGAG CTGCTGGAGGTAAATAAGCAGTGGGATCATCATTTCCGGTCCATGAAGCAGCAGTACGAGCAGAAG ATAACAGATCTACGGCAGAAGCTTGCTGACTCCCAGAAAGCCCTGGGGGAGCTGGAGGCAGAACGAGAGCAGAAGCAGAGGGATTTTGACCGTAAGCTCCTGCTGGCTAAATCCAAGattgaagaggaggag GCAGAAAAGGAGAGACTTGCCGGTGAGGTGAAAGACCTAAAACAGAGGGTGAAATTCCTTCAGGATCAGTTGGCTCCAGTCAGCAGACAAAGGGAATACCAGGAGAAGGAGATTTTACGGCTTAACAAG GCCTTAGAAGAGGCCCTGAACGTTCAAGCCTCTGCTCCTTCCCCATCGGCCTTCAACAGCCCCATTGAGCCTGGAGCATCTATCCGGCATCAGGAGGTGGTGACCCAGAATGAGCTCCTAAAGCAACAG GTGAAGATCTTTGAGGAGGACTTTCAGCGGGAGCGGAGTGACAGAGAAAGGATgaatgaggagaaggaggagctgaAGCAGCAGCTGGATAAGCTTCAGAAGCAGTTGATGCTCACCAACAACCAG ctGCAGATTTTTAAAGAGGACTGTCgtaaagagaaggaagagaaggacaAGTTCAAGAAGCTGCTCAAGCAGCACAAACAG CATTCTGGTGACAGGCTTCATCCAGAGCCGCAGCCAGGACCGGTGGCCCCAGTCTGCCCCATGTACCAGTTCCAGTGCCCCACTCCAGTCCAGCCCCACATGTATCATGGTTACGAGGAGTGGCAGCAGATCCGTTACCCACCAACGGCGATGCCAAATGAGCGTCCTCCAGTTCAGAACTACCACAGATTCCCTCCT CCAGAATATACCTGGTATCCAGCATGTGTTATTTCACAAAATCAGAACGCGCAAGCGCCTGACGGTGGGAAACAACTCCCCAAGGAATCGG ACCCTACAGGCCTTGGGTTACCTAAACACCAAAGGCCTGCCTAA
- the TNIP1 gene encoding TNFAIP3-interacting protein 1 isoform X1, with protein sequence MEGKGPYRIYDPGGGTEKGASAAFERLVEENTRLKEKMQGIKSLGNGDLLEESQLEASRLRQKVEDLVKDNEMLRSTSSLDKLAEMAGGIPDLCSSSEVPGEDQKEMKKPTQKPPSSGSSSEFEIVGAEDKRSSQGSTGKSDIEPLQNEDGNLMLHLQRLENTLSLFAEESDKTQLFAHLGRMALEFNRLASKVHKNEQRTSILQVRRLLALCEELRNENEELRAKLEKELEQRNQVSEKLRCENLELRKMVMMGSKEGVKAEGVECAGQQQKGAAEEKATGKSMLGSSEKKVKILEHQRNELLEVNKQWDHHFRSMKQQYEQKITDLRQKLADSQKALGELEAEREQKQRDFDRKLLLAKSKIEEEEAEKERLAGEVKDLKQRVKFLQDQLAPVSRQREYQEKEILRLNKALEEALNVQASAPSPSAFNSPIEPGASIRHQEVVTQNELLKQQVKIFEEDFQRERSDRERMNEEKEELKQQLDKLQKQLMLTNNQLQIFKEDCRKEKEEKDKFKKLLKQHKQHSGDRLHPEPQPGPVAPVCPMYQFQCPTPVQPHMYHGYEEWQQIRYPPTAMPNERPPVQNYHRFPPPEYTWYPACVISQNQNAQAPDGGKQLPKESDPTGLGLPKHQRPA encoded by the exons GGGATCTATTGGAAGAGTCTCAGTTAGAAGCCTCCAGGCTGCGTCAGAAAGTGGAGGACCTAGTGAAGGACAACGAAATGCTAAGGTCCACCTCCTCTCTTGACAAACTTGCGGAAATGGCAG GAGGAATCCCAGATCTTTGCTCCTCCTCAGAGGTTCCAGGTGAAGATCAGAAGGAGATGAAGAAACCCACACAGAAGCCACCCAGCAGT GGATCTTCATCTGAGTTTGAAATTGTTGGAGCTGAAGATAAGAGGTCTTCCCAGGGAAGCACCGGGAAATCG GACATTGAGCCACTTCAGAACGAGGACGGCAACCTGATGCTGCACCTCCAGCGCTTAGAGAACACGCTGAGTCTCTTTGCTGAGGAGTCAGACAAAACGCAGCTCTTTGCCCACCTGGGGCGCATGGCTCTGGAGTTCAACCGGCTGGCCTCCAAGGTGCACAAGAACGAGCAGAGAACATCCATCCTTCAGGTTCGAAGGCTGCTG gccTTGTGTGAGGAGCTGCGGAACGAGAATGAGGAGCTAAGGGCAaagctggagaaggaactggagcAAAGGAACCAGGTTTCAGAGAAGCTGAG GTGTGAGAATCTGGAGCTCAGGAAGATGGTGATGATGGGCAGCAAAGAAGGAGTCAAGGCAGAAGGCGTAGAATGTGCTGGACAGCAACAG AAGGGGGCCGCAGAGGAGAAAGCCACAGGGAAAAGCATGTTGGGGTCGAGTGAGAAGAAAGTGAAGATCCTCGAGCACCAGCGCAACGAG CTGCTGGAGGTAAATAAGCAGTGGGATCATCATTTCCGGTCCATGAAGCAGCAGTACGAGCAGAAG ATAACAGATCTACGGCAGAAGCTTGCTGACTCCCAGAAAGCCCTGGGGGAGCTGGAGGCAGAACGAGAGCAGAAGCAGAGGGATTTTGACCGTAAGCTCCTGCTGGCTAAATCCAAGattgaagaggaggag GCAGAAAAGGAGAGACTTGCCGGTGAGGTGAAAGACCTAAAACAGAGGGTGAAATTCCTTCAGGATCAGTTGGCTCCAGTCAGCAGACAAAGGGAATACCAGGAGAAGGAGATTTTACGGCTTAACAAG GCCTTAGAAGAGGCCCTGAACGTTCAAGCCTCTGCTCCTTCCCCATCGGCCTTCAACAGCCCCATTGAGCCTGGAGCATCTATCCGGCATCAGGAGGTGGTGACCCAGAATGAGCTCCTAAAGCAACAG GTGAAGATCTTTGAGGAGGACTTTCAGCGGGAGCGGAGTGACAGAGAAAGGATgaatgaggagaaggaggagctgaAGCAGCAGCTGGATAAGCTTCAGAAGCAGTTGATGCTCACCAACAACCAG ctGCAGATTTTTAAAGAGGACTGTCgtaaagagaaggaagagaaggacaAGTTCAAGAAGCTGCTCAAGCAGCACAAACAG CATTCTGGTGACAGGCTTCATCCAGAGCCGCAGCCAGGACCGGTGGCCCCAGTCTGCCCCATGTACCAGTTCCAGTGCCCCACTCCAGTCCAGCCCCACATGTATCATGGTTACGAGGAGTGGCAGCAGATCCGTTACCCACCAACGGCGATGCCAAATGAGCGTCCTCCAGTTCAGAACTACCACAGATTCCCTCCT CCAGAATATACCTGGTATCCAGCATGTGTTATTTCACAAAATCAGAACGCGCAAGCGCCTGACGGTGGGAAACAACTCCCCAAGGAATCGG ACCCTACAGGCCTTGGGTTACCTAAACACCAAAGGCCTGCCTAA
- the TNIP1 gene encoding TNFAIP3-interacting protein 1 isoform X3: protein MEGKGPYRIYDPGGGTEKGASAAFERLVEENTRLKEKMQGIKSLGNGDLLEESQLEASRLRQKVEDLVKDNEMLRSTSSLDKLAEMAGGIPDLCSSSEVPGEDQKEMKKPTQKPPSSGSSSEFEIVGAEDKRSSQGSTGKSDIEPLQNEDGNLMLHLQRLENTLSLFAEESDKTQLFAHLGRMALEFNRLASKVHKNEQRTSILQVRRLLALCEELRNENEELRAKLEKELEQRNQVSEKLRCENLELRKMVMMGSKEGVKAEGVECAGQQQKGAAEEKATGKSMLGSSEKKVKILEHQRNELLEVNKQWDHHFRSMKQQYEQKITDLRQKLADSQKALGELEAEREQKQRDFDRKLLLAKSKIEEEEAEKERLAGEVKDLKQRVKFLQDQLAPVSRQREYQEKEILRLNKALEEALNVQASAPSPSAFNSPIEPGASIRHQEVVTQNELLKQQVKIFEEDFQRERSDRERMNEEKEELKQQLDKLQKQLMLTNNQIFKEDCRKEKEEKDKFKKLLKQHKQHSGDRLHPEPQPGPVAPVCPMYQFQCPTPVQPHMYHGYEEWQQIRYPPTAMPNERPPVQNYHRFPPPEYTWYPACVISQNQNAQAPDGGKQLPKESDPTGLGLPKHQRPA, encoded by the exons GGGATCTATTGGAAGAGTCTCAGTTAGAAGCCTCCAGGCTGCGTCAGAAAGTGGAGGACCTAGTGAAGGACAACGAAATGCTAAGGTCCACCTCCTCTCTTGACAAACTTGCGGAAATGGCAG GAGGAATCCCAGATCTTTGCTCCTCCTCAGAGGTTCCAGGTGAAGATCAGAAGGAGATGAAGAAACCCACACAGAAGCCACCCAGCAGT GGATCTTCATCTGAGTTTGAAATTGTTGGAGCTGAAGATAAGAGGTCTTCCCAGGGAAGCACCGGGAAATCG GACATTGAGCCACTTCAGAACGAGGACGGCAACCTGATGCTGCACCTCCAGCGCTTAGAGAACACGCTGAGTCTCTTTGCTGAGGAGTCAGACAAAACGCAGCTCTTTGCCCACCTGGGGCGCATGGCTCTGGAGTTCAACCGGCTGGCCTCCAAGGTGCACAAGAACGAGCAGAGAACATCCATCCTTCAGGTTCGAAGGCTGCTG gccTTGTGTGAGGAGCTGCGGAACGAGAATGAGGAGCTAAGGGCAaagctggagaaggaactggagcAAAGGAACCAGGTTTCAGAGAAGCTGAG GTGTGAGAATCTGGAGCTCAGGAAGATGGTGATGATGGGCAGCAAAGAAGGAGTCAAGGCAGAAGGCGTAGAATGTGCTGGACAGCAACAG AAGGGGGCCGCAGAGGAGAAAGCCACAGGGAAAAGCATGTTGGGGTCGAGTGAGAAGAAAGTGAAGATCCTCGAGCACCAGCGCAACGAG CTGCTGGAGGTAAATAAGCAGTGGGATCATCATTTCCGGTCCATGAAGCAGCAGTACGAGCAGAAG ATAACAGATCTACGGCAGAAGCTTGCTGACTCCCAGAAAGCCCTGGGGGAGCTGGAGGCAGAACGAGAGCAGAAGCAGAGGGATTTTGACCGTAAGCTCCTGCTGGCTAAATCCAAGattgaagaggaggag GCAGAAAAGGAGAGACTTGCCGGTGAGGTGAAAGACCTAAAACAGAGGGTGAAATTCCTTCAGGATCAGTTGGCTCCAGTCAGCAGACAAAGGGAATACCAGGAGAAGGAGATTTTACGGCTTAACAAG GCCTTAGAAGAGGCCCTGAACGTTCAAGCCTCTGCTCCTTCCCCATCGGCCTTCAACAGCCCCATTGAGCCTGGAGCATCTATCCGGCATCAGGAGGTGGTGACCCAGAATGAGCTCCTAAAGCAACAG GTGAAGATCTTTGAGGAGGACTTTCAGCGGGAGCGGAGTGACAGAGAAAGGATgaatgaggagaaggaggagctgaAGCAGCAGCTGGATAAGCTTCAGAAGCAGTTGATGCTCACCAACAACCAG ATTTTTAAAGAGGACTGTCgtaaagagaaggaagagaaggacaAGTTCAAGAAGCTGCTCAAGCAGCACAAACAG CATTCTGGTGACAGGCTTCATCCAGAGCCGCAGCCAGGACCGGTGGCCCCAGTCTGCCCCATGTACCAGTTCCAGTGCCCCACTCCAGTCCAGCCCCACATGTATCATGGTTACGAGGAGTGGCAGCAGATCCGTTACCCACCAACGGCGATGCCAAATGAGCGTCCTCCAGTTCAGAACTACCACAGATTCCCTCCT CCAGAATATACCTGGTATCCAGCATGTGTTATTTCACAAAATCAGAACGCGCAAGCGCCTGACGGTGGGAAACAACTCCCCAAGGAATCGG ACCCTACAGGCCTTGGGTTACCTAAACACCAAAGGCCTGCCTAA
- the TNIP1 gene encoding TNFAIP3-interacting protein 1 isoform X2 has translation MEGKGPYRIYDPGGGTEKGASAAFERLVEENTRLKEKMQGIKSLGDLLEESQLEASRLRQKVEDLVKDNEMLRSTSSLDKLAEMAGGIPDLCSSSEVPGEDQKEMKKPTQKPPSSGSSSEFEIVGAEDKRSSQGSTGKSDIEPLQNEDGNLMLHLQRLENTLSLFAEESDKTQLFAHLGRMALEFNRLASKVHKNEQRTSILQVRRLLALCEELRNENEELRAKLEKELEQRNQVSEKLRCENLELRKMVMMGSKEGVKAEGVECAGQQQKGAAEEKATGKSMLGSSEKKVKILEHQRNELLEVNKQWDHHFRSMKQQYEQKITDLRQKLADSQKALGELEAEREQKQRDFDRKLLLAKSKIEEEEAEKERLAGEVKDLKQRVKFLQDQLAPVSRQREYQEKEILRLNKALEEALNVQASAPSPSAFNSPIEPGASIRHQEVVTQNELLKQQVKIFEEDFQRERSDRERMNEEKEELKQQLDKLQKQLMLTNNQLQIFKEDCRKEKEEKDKFKKLLKQHKQHSGDRLHPEPQPGPVAPVCPMYQFQCPTPVQPHMYHGYEEWQQIRYPPTAMPNERPPVQNYHRFPPPEYTWYPACVISQNQNAQAPDGGKQLPKESDPTGLGLPKHQRPA, from the exons GGGATCTATTGGAAGAGTCTCAGTTAGAAGCCTCCAGGCTGCGTCAGAAAGTGGAGGACCTAGTGAAGGACAACGAAATGCTAAGGTCCACCTCCTCTCTTGACAAACTTGCGGAAATGGCAG GAGGAATCCCAGATCTTTGCTCCTCCTCAGAGGTTCCAGGTGAAGATCAGAAGGAGATGAAGAAACCCACACAGAAGCCACCCAGCAGT GGATCTTCATCTGAGTTTGAAATTGTTGGAGCTGAAGATAAGAGGTCTTCCCAGGGAAGCACCGGGAAATCG GACATTGAGCCACTTCAGAACGAGGACGGCAACCTGATGCTGCACCTCCAGCGCTTAGAGAACACGCTGAGTCTCTTTGCTGAGGAGTCAGACAAAACGCAGCTCTTTGCCCACCTGGGGCGCATGGCTCTGGAGTTCAACCGGCTGGCCTCCAAGGTGCACAAGAACGAGCAGAGAACATCCATCCTTCAGGTTCGAAGGCTGCTG gccTTGTGTGAGGAGCTGCGGAACGAGAATGAGGAGCTAAGGGCAaagctggagaaggaactggagcAAAGGAACCAGGTTTCAGAGAAGCTGAG GTGTGAGAATCTGGAGCTCAGGAAGATGGTGATGATGGGCAGCAAAGAAGGAGTCAAGGCAGAAGGCGTAGAATGTGCTGGACAGCAACAG AAGGGGGCCGCAGAGGAGAAAGCCACAGGGAAAAGCATGTTGGGGTCGAGTGAGAAGAAAGTGAAGATCCTCGAGCACCAGCGCAACGAG CTGCTGGAGGTAAATAAGCAGTGGGATCATCATTTCCGGTCCATGAAGCAGCAGTACGAGCAGAAG ATAACAGATCTACGGCAGAAGCTTGCTGACTCCCAGAAAGCCCTGGGGGAGCTGGAGGCAGAACGAGAGCAGAAGCAGAGGGATTTTGACCGTAAGCTCCTGCTGGCTAAATCCAAGattgaagaggaggag GCAGAAAAGGAGAGACTTGCCGGTGAGGTGAAAGACCTAAAACAGAGGGTGAAATTCCTTCAGGATCAGTTGGCTCCAGTCAGCAGACAAAGGGAATACCAGGAGAAGGAGATTTTACGGCTTAACAAG GCCTTAGAAGAGGCCCTGAACGTTCAAGCCTCTGCTCCTTCCCCATCGGCCTTCAACAGCCCCATTGAGCCTGGAGCATCTATCCGGCATCAGGAGGTGGTGACCCAGAATGAGCTCCTAAAGCAACAG GTGAAGATCTTTGAGGAGGACTTTCAGCGGGAGCGGAGTGACAGAGAAAGGATgaatgaggagaaggaggagctgaAGCAGCAGCTGGATAAGCTTCAGAAGCAGTTGATGCTCACCAACAACCAG ctGCAGATTTTTAAAGAGGACTGTCgtaaagagaaggaagagaaggacaAGTTCAAGAAGCTGCTCAAGCAGCACAAACAG CATTCTGGTGACAGGCTTCATCCAGAGCCGCAGCCAGGACCGGTGGCCCCAGTCTGCCCCATGTACCAGTTCCAGTGCCCCACTCCAGTCCAGCCCCACATGTATCATGGTTACGAGGAGTGGCAGCAGATCCGTTACCCACCAACGGCGATGCCAAATGAGCGTCCTCCAGTTCAGAACTACCACAGATTCCCTCCT CCAGAATATACCTGGTATCCAGCATGTGTTATTTCACAAAATCAGAACGCGCAAGCGCCTGACGGTGGGAAACAACTCCCCAAGGAATCGG ACCCTACAGGCCTTGGGTTACCTAAACACCAAAGGCCTGCCTAA
- the TNIP1 gene encoding TNFAIP3-interacting protein 1 isoform X5 gives MEGKGPYRIYDPGGGTEKGASAAFERLVEENTRLKEKMQGIKSLGGIPDLCSSSEVPGEDQKEMKKPTQKPPSSGSSSEFEIVGAEDKRSSQGSTGKSDIEPLQNEDGNLMLHLQRLENTLSLFAEESDKTQLFAHLGRMALEFNRLASKVHKNEQRTSILQVRRLLALCEELRNENEELRAKLEKELEQRNQVSEKLRCENLELRKMVMMGSKEGVKAEGVECAGQQQKGAAEEKATGKSMLGSSEKKVKILEHQRNELLEVNKQWDHHFRSMKQQYEQKITDLRQKLADSQKALGELEAEREQKQRDFDRKLLLAKSKIEEEEAEKERLAGEVKDLKQRVKFLQDQLAPVSRQREYQEKEILRLNKALEEALNVQASAPSPSAFNSPIEPGASIRHQEVVTQNELLKQQVKIFEEDFQRERSDRERMNEEKEELKQQLDKLQKQLMLTNNQLQIFKEDCRKEKEEKDKFKKLLKQHKQHSGDRLHPEPQPGPVAPVCPMYQFQCPTPVQPHMYHGYEEWQQIRYPPTAMPNERPPVQNYHRFPPPEYTWYPACVISQNQNAQAPDGGKQLPKESDPTGLGLPKHQRPA, from the exons GAGGAATCCCAGATCTTTGCTCCTCCTCAGAGGTTCCAGGTGAAGATCAGAAGGAGATGAAGAAACCCACACAGAAGCCACCCAGCAGT GGATCTTCATCTGAGTTTGAAATTGTTGGAGCTGAAGATAAGAGGTCTTCCCAGGGAAGCACCGGGAAATCG GACATTGAGCCACTTCAGAACGAGGACGGCAACCTGATGCTGCACCTCCAGCGCTTAGAGAACACGCTGAGTCTCTTTGCTGAGGAGTCAGACAAAACGCAGCTCTTTGCCCACCTGGGGCGCATGGCTCTGGAGTTCAACCGGCTGGCCTCCAAGGTGCACAAGAACGAGCAGAGAACATCCATCCTTCAGGTTCGAAGGCTGCTG gccTTGTGTGAGGAGCTGCGGAACGAGAATGAGGAGCTAAGGGCAaagctggagaaggaactggagcAAAGGAACCAGGTTTCAGAGAAGCTGAG GTGTGAGAATCTGGAGCTCAGGAAGATGGTGATGATGGGCAGCAAAGAAGGAGTCAAGGCAGAAGGCGTAGAATGTGCTGGACAGCAACAG AAGGGGGCCGCAGAGGAGAAAGCCACAGGGAAAAGCATGTTGGGGTCGAGTGAGAAGAAAGTGAAGATCCTCGAGCACCAGCGCAACGAG CTGCTGGAGGTAAATAAGCAGTGGGATCATCATTTCCGGTCCATGAAGCAGCAGTACGAGCAGAAG ATAACAGATCTACGGCAGAAGCTTGCTGACTCCCAGAAAGCCCTGGGGGAGCTGGAGGCAGAACGAGAGCAGAAGCAGAGGGATTTTGACCGTAAGCTCCTGCTGGCTAAATCCAAGattgaagaggaggag GCAGAAAAGGAGAGACTTGCCGGTGAGGTGAAAGACCTAAAACAGAGGGTGAAATTCCTTCAGGATCAGTTGGCTCCAGTCAGCAGACAAAGGGAATACCAGGAGAAGGAGATTTTACGGCTTAACAAG GCCTTAGAAGAGGCCCTGAACGTTCAAGCCTCTGCTCCTTCCCCATCGGCCTTCAACAGCCCCATTGAGCCTGGAGCATCTATCCGGCATCAGGAGGTGGTGACCCAGAATGAGCTCCTAAAGCAACAG GTGAAGATCTTTGAGGAGGACTTTCAGCGGGAGCGGAGTGACAGAGAAAGGATgaatgaggagaaggaggagctgaAGCAGCAGCTGGATAAGCTTCAGAAGCAGTTGATGCTCACCAACAACCAG ctGCAGATTTTTAAAGAGGACTGTCgtaaagagaaggaagagaaggacaAGTTCAAGAAGCTGCTCAAGCAGCACAAACAG CATTCTGGTGACAGGCTTCATCCAGAGCCGCAGCCAGGACCGGTGGCCCCAGTCTGCCCCATGTACCAGTTCCAGTGCCCCACTCCAGTCCAGCCCCACATGTATCATGGTTACGAGGAGTGGCAGCAGATCCGTTACCCACCAACGGCGATGCCAAATGAGCGTCCTCCAGTTCAGAACTACCACAGATTCCCTCCT CCAGAATATACCTGGTATCCAGCATGTGTTATTTCACAAAATCAGAACGCGCAAGCGCCTGACGGTGGGAAACAACTCCCCAAGGAATCGG ACCCTACAGGCCTTGGGTTACCTAAACACCAAAGGCCTGCCTAA